The nucleotide sequence CAGAGAAGGTGCGGAAGCTGGCAGAATTTAAGGAAATATTTGTGATAGATACTGCGGGAATCAGCAGCATGTATGCCAATGACGGCGGCATTATCATGGCAGTGTAACAGAACCGGCATATGAAAAGGAACAGCAGTCATATGTTACAATATGGCGGCTGTTCCTTTTTCGGACTATGGAGCCTTTCGGGGCAGAACGGCTGTGGCAGTGTAATTATTCTTCTATGTAGGCTGCTTTATCCAGAGCTGTCTGAATTGCGTTCAGCAGTACCATGGAGGTATATTGATTGTCATCTCCATAGGAAATATTTTCCAGAGACTGTTTCTCGTAAATCTGTCTGGTAAGGTTATCCAGAGCAGGCTGCATCAGAGGATACATGGCGGCAGTGGCTTCGTCCAGATTTACCAGCGTGATGGAATTGATGTGGCTGTCATCCACCACAACTTCCACATCTATGGCGTTGTCATTTAATTGTATGGAGGAAGTATAGACCCCCGCCGTATATTTCATGGTTTCTTCCGTATCCCTGGATTTGTTATCCGGCAGGAACATAAAAATCAGCAGTAAAATCAGCAGAATTCCAAGCACGGCGAAAATAGCTGTATAGACCACTTCTTTTAGATGCAGAACAACAATTTTGGTTTTTGAACTCACAGGATTCCTCCTTAATCTCTCTTTGAATTACTATATGAGAGAAAAAAGGAAAATATGCTATTGACAAAAAAGGAAATTTATAGTATCATCTATGACATGCGATAGTGGCGTAGTTGGTAACGCGCGACCTTGCCAAGGTCGAGACCGCGGGTTCGAGCCCCGTCTATCGCTTTTACGGATAACAGCCGCAAACGTAAGGATTTTTCGATAAAATCGGGGTTTGCGGCTGTTTTTGATAAAATTTGATACATATATTGACAAATATAAGCCATATTTTTATGATACAAACAGGTAACTGATAATGATATGACAGTATGCTCGGATGGGCAGGTAAATCTGATGAAAGGAGAATCAGAAAGATGGAGGGTTTGGAAATGACAGAAAAAGAGCAGGCGGCAATTATGATTGATATTTACACAGATTTACAGAGGATTCAAAAAGCAGAGGATAAAGATAAAGAATTATCCAACCAGCTTCGTAAAGCGAAAGCTAAACTGGAAGCCCTTGGGGTTGTAACTGAGAATTTAATCATTGATTAAGAAAAGAAAGAGGTGACAGTAATGAATGCCATGCGAGATAAATACCCGGTGCAGTGACAGAGCCTGATAACAGGTTGCATCGGGGGATTGTTGTGTTATCAGGAAGCTGCACCGAATCGTGGAAAATCTCATATGCGAAAAGGAGCAGGAAAAAGATGGAAAAAGAAACATATTTAAAATTATGGCTGCAGGAAGAAGAACAGGCCCATATCCATGGCTGGGATTTTTCCCACATCAGCGGGAGATACGAAGAAGAACAGGATTTGCCCTGGAATTACAGAGAGATTGTCAGACATTATAGGAGACCTGAGCAGAAGCTGCTGGATGTTGAAACAGGGGGTGGGGAATTTCTCTTATCTCTGAATCATCCCTGCTGTAATCTGGCGGCTACGGAGAATTATCCGCCCAATGTGGAGTTATGTAAAGAGAAATTACTGCCTCTGGGCATTGATTTCAGGGAGGCGGATGGCGGCGGCAGGCTGCCCTTTGGCGACGGGAGTTTTGATTTGATTCTCAACCGGCACGGCAGCTTTCATCCGGCAGAAACATCACGGCTGTTAAAAGATGGAGGCATATTTATTACCGAACAGGTAGGTGCGGAAAATGACCGGGAACTGGTGGAATTATTGCTTGATGATGTGCCGGAACTTCCATTTCCCAAACAGTATCTGTGTATAGCAGAACAGGAGTTCCGGGAAGCGGGCCTTACTATTATAAGGGCGGAGGAAGCCTTTCGTCCCATAAAGTTCCGGGATGTGGGGGCCCTTGTCTGGTTTGCCCGTGTAATACCCTGGGAATTTCCTGGTTTTAATGTAAGAGGTTGTCAGGAAAATCTGTATCGTG is from Lachnospiraceae bacterium JLR.KK002 and encodes:
- a CDS encoding class I SAM-dependent methyltransferase, which produces MEKETYLKLWLQEEEQAHIHGWDFSHISGRYEEEQDLPWNYREIVRHYRRPEQKLLDVETGGGEFLLSLNHPCCNLAATENYPPNVELCKEKLLPLGIDFREADGGGRLPFGDGSFDLILNRHGSFHPAETSRLLKDGGIFITEQVGAENDRELVELLLDDVPELPFPKQYLCIAEQEFREAGLTIIRAEEAFRPIKFRDVGALVWFARVIPWEFPGFNVRGCQENLYRAQELLEREGVIEGKIHRFLLVARK